The Planctomycetota bacterium genomic sequence GGCCTCGATCTCGGAGACGTTCTCCTCGTAGTCGAAGACGACGATGGTGGAGGTGGACGCGAACTCGTCCGCGCCCAGCGGCGTGTCGCCGATGGACGGGAAGTTCGCCAGCTTGCCGTTGGTCTTCATCTGCCCGGCCTCCTGCCCCGCCACGGCGACGGAGAGCAGGGGCTTCACAAACTCCGCGGCGTCGGTCGCGCTGAGGTAGTTGAGGTTGATGACCTTGCTGACGCGCCGACGCGACTGCGACTCGAGCACGCGCAGCTCGTCGAGCGTGTAGACCATGATGAAGTTGCCCTGCTCGACGTACCCGAACCCGTTCACGCCAAGGATGGCGTCCAGCGCCTCGTAGAACGAGACCCGGAAGAGGTTCGCGGTCACGCGGGCGCTGACGCTCTTGCTCGCGATGATGTTCTTCTGGCTCTGGATCGAGAGCATCTCGAGCACGTTGCCCAGGTCCTCGTCGTTCACGGCGAGGTCGACCAGGTTGTTCTCGTCGACGCGCACCCTGGCCTCGGTGGCGGCGTCGTCCTCGACGGGCGCGGCCTCCGCCGGCGCGGGGCTCTTGACGGGCGACCCGCCCTGGGCCAGGGCGGTCGAGGCCGCCGCGGTGTGGAGCAGGCCCGCGGCCAGGAGCAGGCGGGTGATCTCGGTTCGATTGTTCCGCGGACGACCGGTGGGCTTCGACATGAGTGACCTCTCTGGGGGTGTGTGCGGGCCGGGGTCCGTCCGGGTACTCGGCGGACGAGTGGTTCACGGGAGACCGGGAACCACCTCGCTTTCAACTTCGACCCGTCCGGCGCGCGACTTTGGGGCAACTGTCCGGTGAACGCGGGACCCGCGCTCGTCCGAACACCGCGCAACGGATTACCGGTCCCTACGCTCAAAGAGACCCGGAGGAAGCCGCCCATGAACGCCCTCGCGTCGATCATGCTCACCCCCGCGCAGCGGGCCCGCGACTACACCGATCGCCTGGTGCAGGGCATTCGCCCGGAGCAGGCGGCCCGCAAGCCTGTGGGACGCGAGGGGGTGATCGACACCAACCACCCGGTGTTCGTCTTCGGGCACCTGTCCCTCTACGGCGCGCGTGTGCTCACGCTGGTGGGCAAGGATCCCGCGCCGGCGGCGACGCCCGAGACGTGGGAGGCGCTCTTCAAGGCCGGGGCGCCGTGCCACGACGACCCCAGCGGGGCGATCTACCCGGCGTTCGGGGAGATCGTCACGCGGTACTTCGAGATCACCGACGCGATGCACGCGGGCGTGCGCGACACGCCCGACGACGTGCTGCTCCGCGAGAACCCGAACGAGGCGCAGCGCGCGCGGTTCGCGCTCGTGGGGCACCTGGTGAACTTCCTGATCAACAGCCACGTCATGATGCACGCGGGGCAGGTGAGCGCCTGGCGCCGGTGCATGGGCCTGGCGAGCGCGATGTAGCGAACGGGGTGGCGCGTCAGGGCGCCGGAGCGTCAGCGGGCGCGGACGAACGGGTTCGTGCGCTTCTCGGCGCCGATGGTTGTGGGCGGGCCGTGCCCGGGCAGCACCGTCGTGGCGTCGGGCAACGTGTACAGGCGCGTGCGGATCGATGCTTCGAGCACGTCGGGGTCGGCGTTGGGCAGGTCCGAGCGCCCGACGCTGCCCGCGAAGAGCGTGTCGCCCACGATGGCGATGTTCGACCGATCCTGCACGAGCGTGACGCCCCCGGGCGAGTGCCCGGGCGTGTGCAGCACCCGCCAGCCGACGCCGGCGAGTTCGAGCGTCTCGCCGTCCTGGAGCGCGCGATCCGGGTCGGGCAGGCTGATCGGCGCGCCCGACAGGAGGCTCAGGTTGAGTTCAGGGGCGCCCAGCCAGTCGTGCTCGGCCTTGTGCAGCAGAACCGGCGCATCCGGGAAGGCCCGTCGCACGTCGGCGATGCCGGCGATGTGGTCGATGTGGGCGTGCGTGAGCACGATCGCGCGGGGGGTGAGGCCCTGCGCCCGGACGTGCTCGATGACCGGCGCGGGCTCGAAGCTCGGATCGATGATCCAGCAGTCGGGCGATGTGCGGACGCCCACGACGTACGTGTTGGTGAGAAACGGGCCGAGTTCGAAGCGGGCGATGGCGAGCGCGGGGTCTGTCACGGGGCAGTCTATGGCCGCTTGCCCGGGCGGTTTACACTTGCCCGCGGGCCGCGGGCTGAGCGCGCACCCAGGGAGGTCGCATGGACCATCAACCGTCGAATGGCGTGTCGGATCGTCGGCGGGACTCGCGGCTGGTGTGGTTTCTGGTGCTGCTGAACTTCGCGGCGGCGCTGGGCGTGACGGTGCTGCTGCTGGTGCGCGAGCAGGACCGAGGCCTGGGGCTGCTGGGGCTGGCCGTGGTGGGCGCGCTGGGCCCGATCGTGGTGCTGATGCTGCGGCGCGAGACGATGTCCGGCGACCGCGAGCTGCTGGCGCGCCTGGACGACGTGCAGCGGAGCGTGCGGCGTCTGGCGGATTCGAGCGTGCTCTCGGACGAGGCCCGACGCGCGCTCAACCGGCGGGAAGAGCGTGACATCCTGTGCCGCGCGATCGAGGAAGACCTCGCGGCGAGGAACTGGGACGCGGCCCTGGCGCTGATCCGCGAGCTGGCCGACCGGTTCGGGTACCGGGCGGAGGCCGAGGGGTTCCGGGCGCGGATCGACGACCTGCGTCGGCAGAGCCTGGAGCAGGAGATCACAGAGGCGATCGGGGTGCTCGACGGGCTGGTGCTGCAGCGCCGGTGGCACGACGCATCGCTGGAAGCGAGCAAGATCATGCGGCTGTACCCGGACTCGCCGCGGGTAGAGCCCCTGCGGGCGCGGGTGGGGCAGGCGTACGACGCGTTCCGCCGGGATCTGGAGAGGCGGTTCCTCCTGGCGGCGCAGGCCGACCGGACGGAGGAAGCGCTGACGCTGCTGCGCGAGCTCGACCAGTACCTGACGCCCGTCGAGGCCGAGCCGCTGCGCGAACTGGCGCGCGGGGTCATCGGTCGGGCGCGCCAGAACCTGGGGGCGCAGTTCCGCCTCGCGTTGCAGGACCACCGGTGGGCCGAGGCGACGCGCCTGGGGCAGCAGATCGTGGAAGAGTTCCCGAACTCGCGGATGGCGGCGGAGGTTCGGGGGATGCTGGACGGGATCCGTCAGCGGGCGAATCAGCCCGCGCCGGCCTGAGAGCCCGAGCCCGTTTGAGAGCCGGGGCCATCGGCCGCGCCGGCCGGTTCGGCGGGCGCCGGGCGGTCGTCGCCGATCGGACGGAGTGTGCGCCAGATGAGCGCGCCGATGCCGATGATGAGGAACAGGTCGGCGATGTTCGAGACGTACGGCCAGACCTCGCGCCCGCCCCAGGGCCACTCGAGCCCGCCCGGGAGCACGACGCCGGGGAGCGGGTGGATGAAGTCGCGCACGCAGGCGTACACGAGCCGGTCGTAGAGGTTGCCCAGCCCGCCCGAGACCAGCAGGCCGACCGCGGCGTGGCTGAGCGTGTCGCGCGCGGTGGTCCACCGCACGAACAGCATCATCGCGAAGACCATCGCGACGCCGGTGAAGAGCATGAACACGCCCCTGCGCCCGGCGCCGATGCCGAACACCGCGCCGGGGTTCAGGACGAGCGTGAACTCGAGCACGTGCGGGACGATGCGGACCGGCTCGTGCGCCGGGATCAGCGCGGATGGATGGTTCGCTCGCATCACCTGCGCTCGGTCGACGACGACGGGCGCGTCGGCGATGTACCGGAACGCCGCCGCCTTGCTGCCCAGGTCGATCACCAGGCCCACGATGATCGTCGCGAGCAGCACGAGCCAGGCACGCCGCGGCTTGCGCGTGGGGTGGACGGGCGTACGCGCGGGCGGGGCTGTGGGCGTCGCGTTCATCTACGAGCGCATCGCGTGGCGTTCGAGCTCGCGCGCGGCTTCGATCGAGTAGCGCGCCCAGGGCAGCTCTTCCAGACGCTCGAGCTTTACCGGCTTGCCCGTCAGTTCGCACACGCCGAACGTGCCCTTCGTGATCCGCACGAGCGCGTCGTCGATCTCGCGGATCAGCTTGCGGTCGGCGGCCGCCAGGTCGAGCGACAGCGACTGCTCCGAAGCGTCGGACCCCTGCTCGGCCAGGTGCGAGGGCATGTTCGAGAGCGAGCCCGACTCGCTCCGCAGCGCCTCACGCTCCATCATGTTCACGTCGCCGACCAGTTCCGCCCGCTTGCGGATCAGGCGCTGGCGGAAGTACTCGATCTGCGTCTCGGACAAGGGCGACACGCCGGTCACCACCGTCTGCGGCAGCTCCGGCCCGCCGTGCTGCCCCAGCGCCCGCGCGGGCGACGCCTTCGGGCCCGACGGGATCAGCGGCTTGCGCGGAGACTTCGGATCCAGCAGGCGCCCGAGCCCCGACGGGATGATGTTCGCCATCGAGATCGGCGCCTTCGCCTTGCGCACCGGCTTGGGCGTCACGATCGTGATCCCCTTGCGCGCGGTCTTCGCGTCGGCCACGGGGGCCGCCTTGGGTTCGGGCGCGGCGGGGGCGGCCTTTGCGCCCTTCTCGGGCTTCTCGTCCGCGCGGGGCTTGGCCGGCGGGCGGGCCTTCTCGCTCTTGGGCTCGGCCTTGGCCGCGGGGCGCGCCTTGGCCTTGGGCTTCGCGGGTGATTCGGCGGCCTTCGCGGGGCGCGAAGCCTTGGGGGCGGGCTTGGAGGCCGCCTTGGCCTTGGCAACGGGCGTCTTCTTCGCGGGTTTTTCGCGCGCGGGCTTTGGCTTCAACGCTTTTTTCTCGGCGGGAGTGTTCTTGGGCACGGGCGACTCCACGCGTGCGCCGGGACACGGAAGGTGTCCCGCGGCGAATGGCCGAAACGCTAGGGGGACACCCCGTGCCAGTCAAAGCCACCAGCGTCCGGGCGCGGGGGTGCTAGACGCCCGGCGTGCCCGCGAGGGCGGTGTCGTCCGGGGGCGTGGCCTCGCCCGGGCTCTCGAGGTACTGGCCCATGCGCCGGAAGCGGGCGTACCGCTGCGCGAGCAGTTCGTCCGGCTCGACGGTGCGCAGCGCGTTGAGCTGCGCCACGATCCACTGCTGGAGCGCGAGCGCGGTAGACCGGGGGTCGCGGTGCGCCCCGCCCAGGGGCTCGGGGATGACCTCGTCGATGATGCCCAGCGAGAGGTTGTCCTGCGCCGTGAGCTTCAGCGCGCGGGCCGCCGCGTGGTTCGTCTGCTCGTTGGCTTCCTTCCAGAGAATGGCGGCGCAGCCCTCGGGGCTGATGACGGAGTACCACGCGTGCTGGAGCATCGCGACGCGGTCGGCGACCGCCAACCCCAGCGCGCCCCCCGACCCGCCCTCGCCGATGACGACGCTCACGATGGGCGTGCGCAGGCGGCTCATCTCGAGCATGTTCACCGCGATGGCCTCGGCCTGGCCGCGCTGCTCGGCACCCAGCCCGGGGTAGGCGCCGGGCGTGTCGACCAGCGTCACGATCGGCACGCCGAACTTCTCGGCCAGTTTCATCTTCGCGAGCGCCTTGCGGTAGCCCTCGGGGTGGGCGCAGCCGAAGTTGCACGCGAGCTTCTCGCTCGTCTGCTTGCCCTTCTGGTGCCCGACGAGCAGGACCTTCAGCGGGCCCAGGCGCGCAAAGCCCGTGACGATCGCCGCGTCGTCGGCGAAGCGCCGGTCGCCGTGCAGTTCCGCGAAGTCGCGGCACATGAGGGCGATGTAATCGCGCGTCTGCGGGCGGAGCGGGTGCCGGGCCACGCGCACCGTGTCCCACGGGGACAGCCTGGCGTACGCCTTCGTGAGCGCCTCTTCACGCTCGCGTCGAAGGGCCGCGAGGTCGTGCTCCACGCGGGCGCGCGCGGCGGGGTCCTCGTCGGCGGCGGGGGTGCGTCGGAGGCGCTCCTCCGCGGATTCGATCTGCTGCTCGACCGCCGCGACCGGCTTCTCGAAGTCCAACTGGTAATAGACCGACATGTGCCGGAAGGATAGGGACACGCACTACCCTGCGGGATGCACACCCCGCACGCCACCCAACCGCCCTCGCTGCTGGTCGTCGGAGCCGGGGCCATGGGCGGCGCGATCGTCGACGGGGCCCTCCGTAGCGCCGTGCTCCCCCCCGACGCCCTCGCCGTGGTCGAACCCGACGCGGGCCGACGCGCACGCCTCCCGCGGACGGTCGAGACGTTCGCGGATCTCGCCGGCGGCGGCGCGTGGCTGCGGGCGCGGGGCGCGCACGCCCAGGTGCTGCTCGCGGTGAAGCCCCAGGCGCTCGCGGACGTGGCGGCGGGGCTGCGCCCGGCGCTGGGCGATGACCCCCGCGTCGTGATCTCCATCCTCGCGGGGACGCCCGGGGCAAAGGTCCGCGCCCTGCTGGCGTGCGCACGCGTCGTGCGGGCGATGCCGAACCTCGCGCTGCGCGTGGGGCGCGGGTGCACGGCGGTGTGCCTGAGCGACGGGGCCGCACACCCCGACGACCACTTCGCGTGCGCGCTCTTCGGGACGGGCGGACAGAAGGTGTTCCGGGTGGACGAGGCGCTCATGGACGCGTTCACGGCGTTGGCGGGCAGCGGGCCGGCGTACGTGTTCTACCTCGCCGAGGCCATGCAGCGGGCGGGCGTGCTCATGGGCTTTGAGCATGCGCAAGCGCTGGAGATGGTGCGAGAGACGATCGCCGGGGCCGCGGCGCTGCTGGCGGAAGGTGCCGGGCAAACCGGCGCGGGCGGCCCAGATCCCGCGACGCTCCGCGCGGGCGTGACGAGCCCGGGCGGGACGACCGCCGCGGCGGTCCGCGTGCTCGAGGACAGCGACGCGATGGAGACCTGGGCCCGCGCGATCCTGGCGGCCCGCGACCGGGGGCGCACGCTGGCGGACGGGCGGTAGGGGCGATGCGCGTGGATCCGAGATCGCGCGCAGGTCAGCAATCGCGGGTGATCAGAAGTCGCGCCGACAGAAAATGACGCACGCGATGCCGAGGATGAAGGCCTCGAAGCCGAGCGAGGTGCCGATGATCCACGCGGTGCTGCGGGCGCGCAGCGCCTTCTCCGAGCCCAACTGCGCCTCGCGGGCGCTCACCTGCACGTCGTCCTGCTCGCCGAACGCGACGGGCTGGTCGTCGTTGGGCGTGCGGAGGCGCTCGAGTTCTTCTTCGCTGATGAGCGTGCGCTCCAGCAGGGCGAGCGTCTCGCTTGTCTTGGGCAGGGGCGTCTTGACCCAGTAGAAGATGCTCGCCCAGCGGGTCCACTTGGCCAGCGACGCGCGCTCGGCGGCGAGCTTCGTCCGCTGGTTCTGAATGAGCGGGTTCTCGGCATCGATCTCGGCCGGCGTGTAGACGGGCGGGGGTGTGCCCTCGGGGGGGGCCGGCTCGCCGGCCTCGGCGCGGCGCTTCTCCCAGATGCGCAGCGACGCGTTGCGCTCGAGCCGCTCCACGCGCTTGGCCAGCACGTTCTCGCGCAGGCGGGTGGTCTCGCGCAGGCTCACGAAGATCCCGTCGGTCGCGTTGAGCCCGAAGAAGAAGAGCCACATGAGCAGGGTGATGAGCAGGGCCGCGATGGTGGAGCGGGTGAGCAGCCCCACGAGCGCGCAGATGCTGAAGAGATAACTGAAGAAGAGGACGACGATCGGGATGGCCCAGAAGAGCTTGGGCATCCAGGCGTCGCCCTTGAAGCCGATGACGACGAACGCGGCGAGCGTGAACACCGTGACCTGCAGCGCGACGAAGAGCAGACCGGTGAGGTACTTCGTGAGGAAGAGGCGCAGTCGCGAGACGGGGCGGCTCAGCGTGAGCTCGATGGAGCCGCTCGACACGAACTCGGGGATGATGCTCGCGGTCGAGATGATCGCGAGGATCGTGGCGCCCCACGACAGCCAGAACCCGATGCCCAGGTTCACGAAGATCATCTTGTAGAACATCGCCGGCTCCATCGTGGAGCGGTTGAAGAAGGGGATGGGGATCTCCCACACGATCACCTTGAGGCCTTTGTCCGTGAGGCCCACGAGCGCGAACGCCGCGACGATCACGACGGAGATGATCATCACGATCCAGAACAGGCGCTTCGCGTTGAGCTCGCGGTACGCGTCGTGGAAGATCGCGATGGTCTGGGTGGCGGCGCGCGACATCAGGCCTTCTCCCGTGCCGCACCCGGCGCGGCGGCCTTGCCCGTGTTCGGATCGGTCACGGCCTGCATGAAGAGGTCTTCGAGCGAAGGCCGCACCGGGCGGATGGACTTGATCACCACGTTCCCCGCGCGCAGGCGGTCGATGATCGGCTGCACGCGCGCCGCGTCGGTCGTGTTGATGGTGATCCCCGCGCGCGTGATGCGGAAGAGTTCGCCCGTCGTGAGCGTGCCGCTCCACGCGACGCGGGGCGCGAGCGCGTTGACGTCGGCGGGCGGGGGGCTCGCGTTCGCGGCCTCTGGCAGCGCGCGGGCGAGCAGGTCGTGCGCGGGCTGGCCTTCGTCGAGCCACAGGTCGATCTCGTAGCGGGCCTGGTCGTCGGTCAGTTCGGCGATGGTGCCCTGGCTGGCGACCTTGCCCTGCACGAGGATCGCCACGCGGTCGCAGACCATCTCGAGCTCGCTGAGCAGGTGCGAGTTGAGGAAGACCGTCTTGCCGCGCTCCTTGAGGCGCTGGACCATGCCCCGGATGTCGCGCCGGCCCACGGGGTCGACGCCGTCGGTGGGCTCGTCGAGGATGACGAGCTCCGGGTCGTTCATGAGCGCCTGCGCGATGCCGATGCGCTGACGCATGCCCTTGCTGTACTGCTTGACCTTCGTCTTGGCCCACGCCGTCATGCCGACGAGTTCCAGCAGTTCGGGGGCGCGGGCGCGCCGTTCGGCTCTGGGCACGCCCGAGAGCGCGCCGTAGAAATCCAGCACCTGCCCGCCGGTGAGGTACTCCGGGAACTTGTGGTGCTCGGGGAGGTAGCCGATGTTGGCGAGCGAGCCCTTGTGCCCCACGGGGCGCCCGAGCACGGTGCCGTCGGCGCGCGAGGGCGAGATGACGGTCATGAGGATCTTGACGAGGGTGCTCTTGCCCGCGCCGTTGGGGCCGAGCAGGCCGAAGACCTCGCCCCGGCGCACGCGCATGTCGATGCCGCGCAGGGCGTGGACCTTCCCGCGGTACTTCTTGTCGACGTGGGTGAGGTCGATGGCCCAGTCGCTGCGGTGTGAGATGGCGACGCTCATGAAACCCCCCGCGAAGCCCTCAGGATACCCGAGACGACGGGGCGGACGCGGGTTGCCCGGCGCGCCGCGCGACGATGTGGAAGACGTGCCATCTCTTCGGGTGCGAGACGGGGTCGACGGCGCTGTCGCGGCGCTCCTCCTGGAAGCGTTCGAGCTCGAACCCCTCGAAGAGCGCCCGCGCCTGGTCGGGCGTGTGGTGCGTGCGGTCGGGCAGGCGGGCCCAGTCGTCGGCGTCGCCGAAGAGCTGGCCCGCGAAGCGCCCGCCGGGGCGGATCGAGCCCGTGACCGCCGCCCACAGGCGCGGGAAGGCGTGCGCCGGGCAGAAGGGCAGCGAGAACGACGCGCACAGCAGCGTGCAAGGCGGGAGCGTGACGTCTTCGAACGACGCGCGCCGGGTTTCGAGGCGCTCGGGGTGCACGAGGTCGTTGCGCCGGCGGAGGCGGTCGAGCCCCTCGTCCGACGCGTCGATCGCCAGCACCCGCCAGCCGCGCCGGAGGAGTTCGGCGGTGTCGCGCCCGTCGCCGCAGCCGAGGTCGATCGCGTCGCGGGACGCATCCGCCGGCGGGTCGGCGTCGAACGAAGAGAGCGCGGCGAGCAGCGTCTCGCGCGGGCCCAGGTGCGCGAGCGAGCGGAAGTAGCCGCCCCAGTCGCGCGAGGCGGCGTACACGTGCGCGGGGAGCAGCGCCTGCCCCGGCGCGGGCGTCTCGTTCCACGGATTGGGCCTGGTCTCGCTCATACGCTCGGGCACCCCATGTACGCCTCGCTCGGAGAGTTCGTTACGGCCCTGGATCGCGCGGGTGAACTCTCGCGAGTATCGGCCCGCGTCTCGCCCGTCCTCGAGATCGCCGAGATCGCCGATCGCGTCAGCAAGTCGCGCTGCCCGGGCCTGCCCAGCGCCCCCGCCCGCGCGACGGACCCGCGGTTCCACGATCGTGGCGGGTCGGCCCTGCTGTTCACGAATGTCGACGGCGCCGACATGCCCGTGCTCATCAACGCCTGGGGGTCGTACCGACGTCTCGAGATGGCGCTGGGCTGCACCGGCGGCGGGTTCGAATCCATCGCCGCACGCATCGCCGAACTCGTGAAGCCCCAACCCCCCCGCACCATCGGCGAGGGCATCGCCGCGGCCCGCCGGTTCTTGCCGCTCTTGCGCACGCCCCCCAGGCGCCGGCGCGGGCTCGGCGAGTGCCAGCAGGTGATGCTGACCGGCGACGGGGTAGACCTCACGCGCCTGCCGATCATCCGCTGCTGGCCTCACGACGGCGACTTCGCGGCCCTGGGCTACCCGGCGGGCGTCAACGACGCGGTCGAGGGGCTCGGGCGCGGCAGCGACTGGGACGCCCGGTTCCGCGGGCGGTTCATCACGCTCGCGGGCATCCACACCGTGCACGCCGACGACCGCGACCACCCGGCCCCGGCGTCGCACAACATCGGGATGTACCGCGTGCAGCTCATGGGGCGCAACCGCCTCGCGATGCACTGGCACCTGCACCACGACGGCGCCCGGCACTGGCGATCGTGGAAGGCGCTGGGCAAGCCCATGCCCGTGGCCGTGGTGCTGGGGGGCGAGAGCGTGATGCCCTACGCGGCGACCGCGCCGCTCCCGCCGGGGATCAGCGAACTGCTCATGGCGGGGTTCCTGCACGGGCGGGGCATCCCGATGGTGCGGGCGAAGACGGTGCCGCTCTGGGTGCCGGCGAATGCCGAGATCGTGATCGAGGGGTTCGTCCGCCCCGACGCGGGGCTGATCGGCTACGACCCGCGCCGCGACGGCGACATCGGCCCGGGCGCCGTGTTCGAGGGCCCGTTCGGCGACCACACCGGGTTCTACTCGATGCCGGACCGGTACCCGATCCTCGACGTCACGGCCATCACACACCGGCGCGAGCCCGTGTACCCGACGACGATCGTGGGCTACCCGCCGCAGGAGGACTACTACCTCGGGAAGGCGACGGAGCGGATCTTCCTGCCGCTGCTCAAGACGCTGGTGCCGGACATCGAGGACTACGACCTGCCGCTGTTCGGGGCGTTCCACAACTGCGCGTTCGTCAAGGTCCGCAAGGCGTACCCGCTGCAGGCGCGCCGTGTCATGCACGCGATCTGGGGCGCCGGGCAGATGTCGTGGACGAAGGCGATCGTGGTGGTCGACGACGACGTCGACGTGCACGATCACCCCGGCGTGATGCGTGCCGTGGGCGAGCGCTGCGTGCCGGCGCGAGACAGCGAGTTGGTGCGCGGGCCGCTCGACATCCTGGACCACGCGGCCCCGTTCCTGGGCGCGGGCGGAAAGATGGGCCTCGACGCGACCCGCAAGAGCGACCCCGCCGAAACCCACCGGGTGCTGGACGAGTTGGCGCGGGAGTTGTGCGACGCCGGGCCGGTCAACGCCGTCCTCGGTGACGACGCCCGCGCGACCGAAACGCGCGTGCGGGCGGTCGAGGGCGTGCTCGACGCGCGCGTGCCGGAGGAACTGGGCGGGTGGTGGCTGCTCGTGCGCCTGGCGAAGACCGCCCCGGGCGACGGCGCGCGGCTCATCAAGGCCCTCGGCGGGCTTACGGGCGAGTGCGCCCTTCCCCGCTGGATCGTCGTTGTTGGCCCGGATGCCGACGTCGCGAACGCCGACGACGCGTTCTTTCACTGGATGGCCAACGCGGCCCCCGACCGTGATCGCGTGCTCAGCAAGTGCGGGCGGCGGGTCGCGTTCGACGCGACGCCCAAGGGACCGGGCGACGAGGCCCACGGGCTGCCCGTGCGCGAGTGGCCCCCGTTCATCCGCATGCCGCCGGATATCGGCGCGCGGGTGACGGCCCGGTGGGCCGAGTACGGCCTGGCGCCTCAGCGGGGCGAGGCCGCCGGCGCGAGCGATACGAGATAGCGGTCGATGATCTTCACGACGTCCTCGTGGAGATTGAGGGCGCCGGCGGTCTGCGTGTCGGTGCGGATGTCGTTGACCATGACGCTAAAGGCGACGCGCCGCCCGCTGCTCGGGTCGACGACGTAGCCCGAGAGCGTCCGCACGCCGTTGATGAACCCGCTCTTGGCGTAGAGCTCGTTCTGGAGGCGCACGCCCGAGAAGCGCCGGCGGAGCGTGCCCTGCCCGGGGCGGGCGAGCGAGGCGGTGAACATGTCGCGGGCCGCGTCGTTCGAGGCCAGCACGCCGAGCCAGCGCGTCAGCGTCGCGGGCGCGACGGCGTTGTCGCGCGACAGGCCCGAGCCGTCGGCGATGGTGACGTCGCCCGCGGCCCGGGCGCCCAGGTGCTGGGAGATCATCATGCGCAGCACCGCGCCGCCGTTGCTCCACGACCCCGGCTCGCGCGTCACCTCATGCCCGAGACGCTTCAGAAGGGCCTCGGCGTACAAGTTCGCCGAGTCGCTGTTGCAGCGGTGCAGCACTTCCTCGATGGGCGTGTTGACGGCGGCGATCACCCGCCCGCCCTCGAAGACGTCCCCCTCCGAGGCGACACGCGAGGTGCTCCCGCCCGTGCCGTCGCCGATGCGCACGCCCGCGCGGGAAAGGTGATCGGCCAGCAGTTGGCCCACGAACTCCGGCGGGTTGTGGATGGTGATCTCGACGCCCACCTGGGCGGCCTGGCGCACCTCGCCCCGCAGCGTGAAGCGGTTGGAAAATGGCTCGCGCGAGAGCCACACGCTGTTCTTGCCCTGCGAGGTCGTTCGCGCGCGGTTCTCGACTTCGATCCATGGCGCGTCGGGCTGGATCGAGTACGTCGGCAGCGAGCCGGCGCCGCCGCGACCGGGCCCGGGGAACGCCAGCAGCACGTTCGCGTGGAAGTTCACGCCCGCGACCTCCGCGCTGTACCCGCGGTCGAGCTTCTCGGTGGGCCAGCTCGGGTGCACGAACTGCCGGTCAAAGACGCGGTCGTCCACCACGATCTCGGTCGCCTGCACCACGCCGGCCTTCTGCGCGGCCCCCGCCAGCACGCCCAGCACGTCGCTCACGGTGAGGCGCGGGTTCATGCGCGCCAACAGGTCCGGGTCCGCCAGCGCGGGATCGCCCGAGCCCTTGAACACCAGACGGTCGCCGTCCTGGACGAGTTCGGTGCGGAACTGGAACGCGGGCGAGAGCGCCAGCAGGGCGGCGCCGCTCGTGAGCACTTTCATGTTCGACGCCGGGATCATCGGCTGATCGGCGCGCACGTCGGACAGCACCTGCCCGGAGGTGACGTCGCGGATGCTGATGCCCACGGTGGCGGCGCCGAGCTTCGCGTTCGAGACGGCGCGCGAGACTTCGTTCGACAGCGCGAGCGACTGGGCACCCGCGGCCGCCGGAAAAAGACAGGCGGCGAGAACGAACGCGACTCGATTCATCCCATTCCTCCCAGTCCGCCCAGACTGCCGATGGCCGGGCATCTCCCCACCACCCCAGTGCATCGGCACGCACAGTGCGCGGGCTTGATCGGGATGAAGGCGAGGGCGCTCAGGTCGCGGCGGCCATCGGGGGCTGCACGGTCAGGCCGAGGGTGACGAGGTCGAGCACCTCCTCGACCTGCGCCTTGCTCTGGATGTCCCAGGTCGCCCAGCGGATGCCGTTGACCGACGGCGCGTGCACCAGGGTATCGCGCACGGACTTGCCGACGCGCTTGGGAGACATCGCGCGGAGCGTGAACTCCGGGAATGGGATGCACAGTCGGGGCTTGGCCGGGTCGGGGACGACATAGG encodes the following:
- a CDS encoding DinB family protein — protein: MNALASIMLTPAQRARDYTDRLVQGIRPEQAARKPVGREGVIDTNHPVFVFGHLSLYGARVLTLVGKDPAPAATPETWEALFKAGAPCHDDPSGAIYPAFGEIVTRYFEITDAMHAGVRDTPDDVLLRENPNEAQRARFALVGHLVNFLINSHVMMHAGQVSAWRRCMGLASAM
- a CDS encoding MBL fold metallo-hydrolase; protein product: MTDPALAIARFELGPFLTNTYVVGVRTSPDCWIIDPSFEPAPVIEHVRAQGLTPRAIVLTHAHIDHIAGIADVRRAFPDAPVLLHKAEHDWLGAPELNLSLLSGAPISLPDPDRALQDGETLELAGVGWRVLHTPGHSPGGVTLVQDRSNIAIVGDTLFAGSVGRSDLPNADPDVLEASIRTRLYTLPDATTVLPGHGPPTTIGAEKRTNPFVRAR
- a CDS encoding signal peptidase II, with translation MNATPTAPPARTPVHPTRKPRRAWLVLLATIIVGLVIDLGSKAAAFRYIADAPVVVDRAQVMRANHPSALIPAHEPVRIVPHVLEFTLVLNPGAVFGIGAGRRGVFMLFTGVAMVFAMMLFVRWTTARDTLSHAAVGLLVSGGLGNLYDRLVYACVRDFIHPLPGVVLPGGLEWPWGGREVWPYVSNIADLFLIIGIGALIWRTLRPIGDDRPAPAEPAGAADGPGSQTGSGSQAGAG
- a CDS encoding TraR/DksA C4-type zinc finger protein, encoding MPKNTPAEKKALKPKPAREKPAKKTPVAKAKAASKPAPKASRPAKAAESPAKPKAKARPAAKAEPKSEKARPPAKPRADEKPEKGAKAAPAAPEPKAAPVADAKTARKGITIVTPKPVRKAKAPISMANIIPSGLGRLLDPKSPRKPLIPSGPKASPARALGQHGGPELPQTVVTGVSPLSETQIEYFRQRLIRKRAELVGDVNMMEREALRSESGSLSNMPSHLAEQGSDASEQSLSLDLAAADRKLIREIDDALVRITKGTFGVCELTGKPVKLERLEELPWARYSIEAARELERHAMRS
- a CDS encoding acetyl-CoA carboxylase carboxyltransferase subunit alpha is translated as MSVYYQLDFEKPVAAVEQQIESAEERLRRTPAADEDPAARARVEHDLAALRREREEALTKAYARLSPWDTVRVARHPLRPQTRDYIALMCRDFAELHGDRRFADDAAIVTGFARLGPLKVLLVGHQKGKQTSEKLACNFGCAHPEGYRKALAKMKLAEKFGVPIVTLVDTPGAYPGLGAEQRGQAEAIAVNMLEMSRLRTPIVSVVIGEGGSGGALGLAVADRVAMLQHAWYSVISPEGCAAILWKEANEQTNHAAARALKLTAQDNLSLGIIDEVIPEPLGGAHRDPRSTALALQQWIVAQLNALRTVEPDELLAQRYARFRRMGQYLESPGEATPPDDTALAGTPGV
- the proC gene encoding pyrroline-5-carboxylate reductase encodes the protein MHTPHATQPPSLLVVGAGAMGGAIVDGALRSAVLPPDALAVVEPDAGRRARLPRTVETFADLAGGGAWLRARGAHAQVLLAVKPQALADVAAGLRPALGDDPRVVISILAGTPGAKVRALLACARVVRAMPNLALRVGRGCTAVCLSDGAAHPDDHFACALFGTGGQKVFRVDEALMDAFTALAGSGPAYVFYLAEAMQRAGVLMGFEHAQALEMVRETIAGAAALLAEGAGQTGAGGPDPATLRAGVTSPGGTTAAAVRVLEDSDAMETWARAILAARDRGRTLADGR
- a CDS encoding ABC transporter permease, giving the protein MSRAATQTIAIFHDAYRELNAKRLFWIVMIISVVIVAAFALVGLTDKGLKVIVWEIPIPFFNRSTMEPAMFYKMIFVNLGIGFWLSWGATILAIISTASIIPEFVSSGSIELTLSRPVSRLRLFLTKYLTGLLFVALQVTVFTLAAFVVIGFKGDAWMPKLFWAIPIVVLFFSYLFSICALVGLLTRSTIAALLITLLMWLFFFGLNATDGIFVSLRETTRLRENVLAKRVERLERNASLRIWEKRRAEAGEPAPPEGTPPPVYTPAEIDAENPLIQNQRTKLAAERASLAKWTRWASIFYWVKTPLPKTSETLALLERTLISEEELERLRTPNDDQPVAFGEQDDVQVSAREAQLGSEKALRARSTAWIIGTSLGFEAFILGIACVIFCRRDF